From the Musa acuminata AAA Group cultivar baxijiao chromosome BXJ1-2, Cavendish_Baxijiao_AAA, whole genome shotgun sequence genome, one window contains:
- the LOC135604403 gene encoding uncharacterized protein LOC135604403 isoform X2, translated as MDCIVLVAIEEVCARAAAGIHVADLWPSLRGALSGAGLPPCDAVYKVIWIRLLAHPGLRFEAHGSPLGSQDPSIQSLEEAQRIGVRIVAEDHLRDSFLGIYDLKASSSDISQIQRAALERLAAARTNGVTQSELGKEFRIKGNNLFYIVKHLESQHLIVRQSTIVRAKDSGTEWENAAKNNSVVSTNLLHLHRYAKNLNLNSQQRFEITRADILEGMTVDGISVNGDEISGDFAKDDVSIKDYLPEMKAICDKLEEASGKVSVVSDIKMSLGYRKTTGHRAWRNILQRLKDAHLVEEFQAEVNKRVVSCLRLLKKFDSRDFQPKKGMHSHDNFDNENLIKIGKRGHITDQFVELPLEHRIYDMVDSEGQKGLTISEVCRRLGFTPKKLYSRISSMRERFRMCWQAEIHEKTPLYRMWTFRNYPHHAINTFPGKHEALQGTNELLFQSKNLTLLELQSINSCSTGELSSIEKTDCAVGLAPSGMPPEHDRDAQEIKCRGDQQNNATELPSVSYDSKPAIVEIMLKQNACQWEESRFVSSVSPEVKAVKRHHRLSTSNRTRREERIVKKLKKEEFILTAELYRWLEELEKGKNTKMGRRTLTSTLNKLQKEGLCKCIQVSFPVVTNFNRHRITDVILHPSVDNLSPELLDKIYRRQREFDGRIRGQASARSRTGQPVHNLTSLGMTSKHVDDKPVLLEAMRANGFASARMVRARLLHRFLWSYVSNLPSWHGAVNSNQCNYDLKSPSTCQLFALDEAIKTMPLELFLQVVGSPKEIENMVERCKLGLRLSDVSISEYKSLFDSRATCRLSNIINILVRMKLIRVVKEGTAEDDNGLSHAVLTYAMELKPYIEEPMTRTITPSHFKVDLRPRIRHDFLLLKPEAVDVYWETLEYCYAAADQVAASCAFPGSSVCDVFHTRSWTSVRVMNTEQRIELLKRVNNADPRKKISFKDCIRIARELDLTVEQVLRVSYDKRQYRLYRYSSSSKSSEQDNRIDGDNCRPFNSKRKRSSKDGSPKYDLEQNESLRTGKPKICHSIGVDDQSTETNLLPTGDHDNIKHASNSDMHVEDGRNSAFINCAFPRQKPMRAKRFFWTDTLDRRLVMQYARHRAMLGARFYRVDWTSLSDLPALPSTCARRMAVLNANIHIRRSIMRLCNLLGERYATYLEKIRIMKEPVTTQNLSLTHDESISELNCQQYFWDNFEDPDVRIAVDEVLRCKRSATFQYAKRLGTRQGKEWPDIPPIDGKTSDIQEFSQPALKDQNIISECGGNESQKRILRHKKVNVLSTRPSRLRSHHSRRNLVKIWNSRYIFMKRKVYESLAVANAVELLKLVFLSTTATTEVQSSLVATLQLYSEHDIFAAFNYLKEKNFMVVGHGSRPFVLSKMFWHHLSSSPFPIDSGKRAVEFSSWLSKQEKDLIDNRVSLTQDLQCGEICHLFALVSSGEFSISPCMPKEGIGETDEPVEHDKINNSNSLKRKCAETKLGNLKKIKKPKFEMVIDNDYCSRREKGFPGIRVVLKRKIISADTFSNLMKENLKCSSSYDKNSQGLSSEEIGAGLRGNLMCQNYGSVTAVVDEVPWDAIANYAECLSAVQLDGNKATTFSPEFFKSVHSAVCQAGEQGLNMKELSEAMDIQGEQFTEVVVDTMELFQLIIKVNSFDNERILDSSYKSKYLLRSPEVQTPDHNMSSYMKSRVTSYGASRQNFEKKVDITYDSQKSNVDVCDGHKMTIIDLPSESVILDVEGQDNISIATLPKESMVVRDSDHGKEVNYTAGSETHPSRPILPWINVDGSTNTIVYKGLTRRLLGTVMQYPGILEEDIIRRMDVLNPQIHTLLGLAYFHFMWPKLSSQLGFLTCGSSYTEPFQKADCQKSELQKAIGIDDS; from the exons ATGGATTGCATCGTCTTAGTGGCGATTGAAGAGGTCTGCGCGCGGGCGGCTGCCGGAATCCATGTCGCCGATCTCTGGCCGAGCCTCCGCGGTGCCCTTTCCGGCGCCGGTCTTCCCCCTTGCGACGCCGTTTACAAGGTTATATGGATTCGTCTCCTCGCCCACCCAGGGCTCCGATTCGAAGCCCATGGTTCGCCTCTCGGCTCCCAAGACCCGTCCATCCAGTCCTTGGAGGAGGCGCAGCGGATTGGGGTGAGGATCGTCGCGGAGGACCATCTTAGGGATAGTTTCCTGGGGATTTATGATCTCAAAGCTTCCTCTTCGGATATTTCTCAGATTCAGAGGGCTGCTCTCGAGCGGTTGGCCGCTGCCAG AACTAATGGAGTCACTCAGAGTGAACTTGGTAAAGAATTTCGCATCAAGGGAAATAATTTGTTTTACATAGTGAAACACCTTGAATCCCAGCATCTGATTGTGCGACAATCAACCATTGTAAGGGCAAAAGATTCAGGAACTGAATGGGAGAATGCAGCAAAAAATAATTCTGTTGTGTCTACCAATTTACTACATTTACACCGTTATGCAAAaaacttaaatttaaattcaCAACAGAGATTTGAGATTACAAGGGCAGACATATTAGAAGGCATGACCGTTGATGGGATTTCTGTAAATGGTGATGAAATTTCTGGTGATTTTGCCAAGGATGATGTTTCAATAAAAGATTACCTACCTGAAATGAAAGCTATTTGTGATAAACTTGAAGAAGCAAGTGGGAAG GTTTCAGTTGTATCAGATATTAAAATGTCTCTTGGCTATAGAAAGACCACTGGCCATAGAGCATGGAGAAAT ATCTTGCAAAGGCTGAAGGATGCTCATCTTGTGGAAGAATTTCAAGCAGAGGTGAACAAGAGG GTTGTCAGTTGTTTAAGGTTACTAAAGAAATTTGATTCGAGAGATTTCCAGCCCAAAAAAGGAATGCATTCACATGATAACTTTGATAatgaaaatttgataaaaattggAAAAAGGGGTCATATTACTGATCAGTTTGTTGAGCTTCCTTTAGAGCATCGCATATATGATATGGTTGATTCCGAAGGACAAAAAGGATTAACGATTTCTGAG GTTTGCAGACGACTTGGGTTCACCCCTAAAAAGCTATACAGCCGGATTAGTTCAATGCGTGAGAGGTTTAGGATGTGTTGGCAGGCTGAAATTCATGAGAAAACGCCACTTTATCGAATGTGGACATTCAGAAATTACCCACATCATGCAATCAACACTTTTCCTGGCAAGCATGAAGCACTTCAAGGTACAAATGAGCTTTTGtttcaatcaaaaaatttaaCATTGCTCGAGCTCCAGTCGATAAATTCGTGCTCCACTGGTGAGCTTTCATCCATAGAGAAAACAGATTGTGCAGTTGGATTGGCACCTTCTGGCATGCCTCCTGAACATGATCGAGATGCACAAGAGATCAAATGCAGAGGGGACCAGCAAAATAATGCCACTGAACTTCCAAGTGTATCTTATGATTCAAAACCTGCAATTGTGGAGATAATGCTGAAACAGAATGCTTGCCAATGGGAAGAAAGCCGTTTTGTTTCATCGGTTTCACCCGAAGTTAAAGCTGTGAAACGGCATCACCGATTGTCGACTTCAAATAGAACTAGGAGGGAAGAAAGAATAGTAAAGAAGCTGAAG AAAGAGGAGTTTATTTTGACAGCTGAGCTCTATAGGTGGCTAGAGGAACTCGAGAAGGGTAAGAACACAAAAATGGGCAGGAGAACTTTAACTAGTACACTGAATAAGCTGCAAAAGGAGGGCTTATGCAAATGTATCCAGGTTAGCTTCCCTGTGGTGACAAATTTTAATCGCCATCGCATAACTGATGTGATTTTGCATCCTTCTGTCGACAACTTGTCACCAGAACTTTTAGACAAAATCTACAGAAGACAGAGAGAGTTTGATGGTCGAATTCGTGGACAAGCATCAGCTCGATCAAGGACTGGACAACCTGTGCACAATTTAACAAGTTTGGGAATGACATCAAAGCATGTGGATGACAAACCTGTTCTGCTTGAGGCTATGCGTGCTAATGGTTTTGCATCTGCTAGGATGGTCCGCGCCAGGCTTTTGCATAGATTTCTGTGGAGTTATGTCAGCAATTTGCCTAGTTGGCATGGTGCTGTTAATTCTAATCAATGCAACTATGACCTGAAGAGTCCCAGCACATGCCAATTATTTGCACTTGATGAAGCTATAAAAACAATGCCGCTTGAACTGTTCTTGCAAGTTGTAGGTTCTCCAAAGGAGATTGAAAATATGGTCGAGCGTTGTAAACTTGGCTTAAGGCTCTCTGATGTATCTATTTCTGAGTACAAGAGCTTGTTTGACTCTAGAGCGACATGTCGACTctcaaatataattaatattctgGTTCGAATGAAG TTGATACGAGTAGTGAAAGAAGGAACTGCTGAAGATGACAATGGGCTATCACATGCTGTTCTTACATATGCCATGGAACTGAAACCATATATTGAAGAACCAATGACACGAACAATAACGCCTTCACATTTCAAGGTTGACCTTCGTCCTAGAATCCGACATGATTTTCTTCTTTTAAAGCCAGAGGCCGTTGATGTATATTGGGAAACATTGGAGTATTGCTATGCAGCAGCTGATCAAGTAGCGGCTTCATGTGCATTTCCTGGTTCTTCTGTTTGCGAT GTTTTTCACACTCGTTCATGGACTTCAGTTCGAGTGATGAACACTGAACAAAGAATAGAGCTTTTGAAGCGTGTGAACAATGCTGACCCAAGGAAAAAAATATCGTTTAAAGATTGTATAAGGATTGCTAGGGAGTTAGACCTTACAGTCGAACAG GTACTTCGTGTTTCATACGACAAGCGGCAATACCGTCTTTACAGGTATTCTAGCAGCTCAAAGTCCAGTGAGCAGGACAACCGTATTGATGGAGATAATTGTAGACCATTTAATAGCAAGAGGAAGAGATCTTCTAAAGATGGGTCTCCAAAATATGATCTTGAACAGAATGAATCCTTAAGAACTGGTAAACCAAAGATATGCCACTCAATTGGTGTTGATGATCAAAGCACGGAAACAAACTTACTTCCTACAGGAGATCATGATAACATTAAGCATGCTAGCAATTCTGATATGCATGTGGAAGATGGTAGAAATAGTGCTTTTATCAATTGTGCATTTCCAAGGCAAAAACCCATGCGTGCTAAACGGTTCTTCTGGACTGATACATTGGACAG ACGGCTAGTGATGCAGTATGCAAGACATCGTGCAATGCTTGGGGCAAGATTTTATCGAGTTGATTGGACCTCACTTTCTGATCTTCCAGCACTTCCTTCAACTTGTGCTAGAAGAATGGCTGTCTTGAATGCTAATATTCATATCAGAAGATCAATAATGAGATTGTGTAATCTCCTTGGGGAACGGTATGCTACATACCTGGAAAAAATACGCATAATGAAGGAACCTGTTACTACTCAAAATTTGTCTCTTACCCATGATGAAAGTATTTCTGAGTTGAATTGCCAGCAATATTTCTGGGACAACTTTGAAGATCCAGATGTAAGGATTGCTGTTGATGAAGTTCTTCGGTGCAAACGATCAGCAACATTTCAGTATGCTAAGAGACTAGGAACCAGACAAGGAAAAGAGTGGCCAGATATTCCTCCGATTGATGGCAAAACTTCAGATATCCAGGAATTT TCTCAGCCTGCattgaaggaccaaaatatcATTTCAGAATGTGGCGGAAATGAATCTCAGAAGCGAATTTTGAGACACAAAAAAGTGAATGTTCTTTCCACGAGGCCAAGCAGGCTGAGGTCCCATCATTCTCGCAGGAATCTTGTGAAAATTTGGAATAGTCGATACATTTTCATGAAAAGGAAGGTGTATGAATCATTAGCAGTTGCCAACGCTGTCGAGCTCCTTAAGCTTGTCTTTCTTAGTACAACTGCAACAACTGAAGTGCAAAGCTCTTTAGTAGCAACTCTACAGCTTTATTCAGAGCATGACATATTTGCAGCATTTAATTATCTCAAAGAAAAGAACTTCATG GTAGTTGGGCATGGTAGCCGACCATTTGTCCTTTCAAAAATGTTCTGGCATCATTTATCTTCTTCTCCCTTTCCAATTGATTCAGGGAAGAGGGCTGTTGAATTTTCTAGTTGGCTTAGCAAGCAAGAAAAAGATTTAATAGATAATAGAGTAAGTCTGACTCAAGATTTACAATGTGGGGAAATTTGCCACCTATTCGCTCTTGTTTCATCAGGAGAATTCTCTATTTCACCATGCATGCCAAAGGAAGGGATTGGAGAGACTGATGAACCAGTGGAACATGATAAGATTAATAATTCAAATAGTCTAAAACGAAAATGTGCTGAAACTAAGTTAGGGAATTTGAAAAAGATTAAGAAGCCCAAGTTTGAAATGGTAATCGACAATGATTATTGTTCTCGTCGAGAAAAAGGATTCCCAGGCATTAGAGTTGTTTTAAAACGTAAAATTATTTCAGCTGACACATTTTCAAACCTCATGAAGGAAAACCTCAAGTGTTCTTCTTCATATGACAAGAACAGTCAAGGACTCTCATCTGAAGAAATTGGTGCAGGCTTGCGTGGCAATCTAATGTGTCAGAATTATGGAAGTGTAACAGCAGTTGTTGATGAAGTGCCTTGGGATGCCATAGCCAACTATGCTGAATGTTTGTCTGCGGTACAGCTTGATGGGAACAAAGCAACTACCTTTTCACCTGAGTTTTTTAAATCTGTTCATTCTGCTGTTTGTCAAGCTGGTGAACAAGGATTGAACATGAAAGAATTATCTGAAGCCATGGACATTCAAG ggGAGCAATTCACAGAAGTTGTCGTGGACACTATGGAATTATTTCAATTAATAATCAAG GTCAATTCATTTGACAACGAACGAATCCTTGATTCTTCATACAAATCTAAGTATCTTTTACGATCACCTGAAGTTCAAACTCCAGATCACAATATGTCATCTTACATGAAATCTCGAGTGACAAGTTATGGTGCATCTCGGCAAAATTTTGAGAAAAAAGTTGATATTACTTATGATTCTCAGAAGTCTAATGTGGATGTCTGTGATGGGCATAAAATGACTATTATTGATTTACCTAGTGAATCCGTCATACTGGATGTGGAAGGTCAAGACAATATATCAATTGCCACTCTTCCTAAAGAAAGCATGGTGGTCAGAGATTCTGATCATGGGAAGGAGGTTAATTATACTGCTGGTAGTGAAACACATCCATCTCGTCCTATCTTACCATGGATAAACGTTGATGGAAGTACAAACACCATAGTGTACAAGGGTCTTACACGTCGACTTCTTGGAACTGTCATGCAATATCCTGGCATCTTAGAG GAGGATATCATTCGGCGAATGGATGTATTGAACCCTCAG ATACATACTTTACTAGGCCTGGCCTATTTCCACTTCATGTGGCCGAAACTATCATCACAACTTGGTTTCTTAACATGTGGATCTTCATACACTGAACCCTTCCAGAAGGCGGATTGCCAGAAGtcag AGCTGCAGAAGGCTATTGGaattgatgattcttga
- the LOC135604403 gene encoding uncharacterized protein LOC135604403 isoform X3 → MDCIVLVAIEEVCARAAAGIHVADLWPSLRGALSGAGLPPCDAVYKVIWIRLLAHPGLRFEAHGSPLGSQDPSIQSLEEAQRIGVRIVAEDHLRDSFLGIYDLKASSSDISQIQRAALERLAAARTNGVTQSELGKEFRIKGNNLFYIVKHLESQHLIVRQSTIVRAKDSGTEWENAAKNNSVVSTNLLHLHRYAKNLNLNSQQRFEITRADILEGMTVDGISVNGDEISGDFAKDDVSIKDYLPEMKAICDKLEEASGKVSVVSDIKMSLGYRKTTGHRAWRNILQRLKDAHLVEEFQAEVNKRVVSCLRLLKKFDSRDFQPKKGMHSHDNFDNENLIKIGKRGHITDQFVELPLEHRIYDMVDSEGQKGLTISEVCRRLGFTPKKLYSRISSMRERFRMCWQAEIHEKTPLYRMWTFRNYPHHAINTFPGKHEALQEKTDCAVGLAPSGMPPEHDRDAQEIKCRGDQQNNATELPSVSYDSKPAIVEIMLKQNACQWEESRFVSSVSPEVKAVKRHHRLSTSNRTRREERIVKKLKKEEFILTAELYRWLEELEKGKNTKMGRRTLTSTLNKLQKEGLCKCIQVSFPVVTNFNRHRITDVILHPSVDNLSPELLDKIYRRQREFDGRIRGQASARSRTGQPVHNLTSLGMTSKHVDDKPVLLEAMRANGFASARMVRARLLHRFLWSYVSNLPSWHGAVNSNQCNYDLKSPSTCQLFALDEAIKTMPLELFLQVVGSPKEIENMVERCKLGLRLSDVSISEYKSLFDSRATCRLSNIINILVRMKLIRVVKEGTAEDDNGLSHAVLTYAMELKPYIEEPMTRTITPSHFKVDLRPRIRHDFLLLKPEAVDVYWETLEYCYAAADQVAASCAFPGSSVCDVFHTRSWTSVRVMNTEQRIELLKRVNNADPRKKISFKDCIRIARELDLTVEQVLRVSYDKRQYRLYRYSSSSKSSEQDNRIDGDNCRPFNSKRKRSSKDGSPKYDLEQNESLRTGKPKICHSIGVDDQSTETNLLPTGDHDNIKHASNSDMHVEDGRNSAFINCAFPRQKPMRAKRFFWTDTLDRRLVMQYARHRAMLGARFYRVDWTSLSDLPALPSTCARRMAVLNANIHIRRSIMRLCNLLGERYATYLEKIRIMKEPVTTQNLSLTHDESISELNCQQYFWDNFEDPDVRIAVDEVLRCKRSATFQYAKRLGTRQGKEWPDIPPIDGKTSDIQEFSQPALKDQNIISECGGNESQKRILRHKKVNVLSTRPSRLRSHHSRRNLVKIWNSRYIFMKRKVYESLAVANAVELLKLVFLSTTATTEVQSSLVATLQLYSEHDIFAAFNYLKEKNFMVVGHGSRPFVLSKMFWHHLSSSPFPIDSGKRAVEFSSWLSKQEKDLIDNRVSLTQDLQCGEICHLFALVSSGEFSISPCMPKEGIGETDEPVEHDKINNSNSLKRKCAETKLGNLKKIKKPKFEMVIDNDYCSRREKGFPGIRVVLKRKIISADTFSNLMKENLKCSSSYDKNSQGLSSEEIGAGLRGNLMCQNYGSVTAVVDEVPWDAIANYAECLSAVQLDGNKATTFSPEFFKSVHSAVCQAGEQGLNMKELSEAMDIQGEQFTEVVVDTMELFQLIIKVNSFDNERILDSSYKSKYLLRSPEVQTPDHNMSSYMKSRVTSYGASRQNFEKKVDITYDSQKSNVDVCDGHKMTIIDLPSESVILDVEGQDNISIATLPKESMVVRDSDHGKEVNYTAGSETHPSRPILPWINVDGSTNTIVYKGLTRRLLGTVMQYPGILEEDIIRRMDVLNPQSCRRLLELMILDNHLTVRMLHQTPSSAPPTILKSLFNSSSSNMEPVFRKHFFANPRSTTLL, encoded by the exons ATGGATTGCATCGTCTTAGTGGCGATTGAAGAGGTCTGCGCGCGGGCGGCTGCCGGAATCCATGTCGCCGATCTCTGGCCGAGCCTCCGCGGTGCCCTTTCCGGCGCCGGTCTTCCCCCTTGCGACGCCGTTTACAAGGTTATATGGATTCGTCTCCTCGCCCACCCAGGGCTCCGATTCGAAGCCCATGGTTCGCCTCTCGGCTCCCAAGACCCGTCCATCCAGTCCTTGGAGGAGGCGCAGCGGATTGGGGTGAGGATCGTCGCGGAGGACCATCTTAGGGATAGTTTCCTGGGGATTTATGATCTCAAAGCTTCCTCTTCGGATATTTCTCAGATTCAGAGGGCTGCTCTCGAGCGGTTGGCCGCTGCCAG AACTAATGGAGTCACTCAGAGTGAACTTGGTAAAGAATTTCGCATCAAGGGAAATAATTTGTTTTACATAGTGAAACACCTTGAATCCCAGCATCTGATTGTGCGACAATCAACCATTGTAAGGGCAAAAGATTCAGGAACTGAATGGGAGAATGCAGCAAAAAATAATTCTGTTGTGTCTACCAATTTACTACATTTACACCGTTATGCAAAaaacttaaatttaaattcaCAACAGAGATTTGAGATTACAAGGGCAGACATATTAGAAGGCATGACCGTTGATGGGATTTCTGTAAATGGTGATGAAATTTCTGGTGATTTTGCCAAGGATGATGTTTCAATAAAAGATTACCTACCTGAAATGAAAGCTATTTGTGATAAACTTGAAGAAGCAAGTGGGAAG GTTTCAGTTGTATCAGATATTAAAATGTCTCTTGGCTATAGAAAGACCACTGGCCATAGAGCATGGAGAAAT ATCTTGCAAAGGCTGAAGGATGCTCATCTTGTGGAAGAATTTCAAGCAGAGGTGAACAAGAGG GTTGTCAGTTGTTTAAGGTTACTAAAGAAATTTGATTCGAGAGATTTCCAGCCCAAAAAAGGAATGCATTCACATGATAACTTTGATAatgaaaatttgataaaaattggAAAAAGGGGTCATATTACTGATCAGTTTGTTGAGCTTCCTTTAGAGCATCGCATATATGATATGGTTGATTCCGAAGGACAAAAAGGATTAACGATTTCTGAG GTTTGCAGACGACTTGGGTTCACCCCTAAAAAGCTATACAGCCGGATTAGTTCAATGCGTGAGAGGTTTAGGATGTGTTGGCAGGCTGAAATTCATGAGAAAACGCCACTTTATCGAATGTGGACATTCAGAAATTACCCACATCATGCAATCAACACTTTTCCTGGCAAGCATGAAGCACTTCAAG AGAAAACAGATTGTGCAGTTGGATTGGCACCTTCTGGCATGCCTCCTGAACATGATCGAGATGCACAAGAGATCAAATGCAGAGGGGACCAGCAAAATAATGCCACTGAACTTCCAAGTGTATCTTATGATTCAAAACCTGCAATTGTGGAGATAATGCTGAAACAGAATGCTTGCCAATGGGAAGAAAGCCGTTTTGTTTCATCGGTTTCACCCGAAGTTAAAGCTGTGAAACGGCATCACCGATTGTCGACTTCAAATAGAACTAGGAGGGAAGAAAGAATAGTAAAGAAGCTGAAG AAAGAGGAGTTTATTTTGACAGCTGAGCTCTATAGGTGGCTAGAGGAACTCGAGAAGGGTAAGAACACAAAAATGGGCAGGAGAACTTTAACTAGTACACTGAATAAGCTGCAAAAGGAGGGCTTATGCAAATGTATCCAGGTTAGCTTCCCTGTGGTGACAAATTTTAATCGCCATCGCATAACTGATGTGATTTTGCATCCTTCTGTCGACAACTTGTCACCAGAACTTTTAGACAAAATCTACAGAAGACAGAGAGAGTTTGATGGTCGAATTCGTGGACAAGCATCAGCTCGATCAAGGACTGGACAACCTGTGCACAATTTAACAAGTTTGGGAATGACATCAAAGCATGTGGATGACAAACCTGTTCTGCTTGAGGCTATGCGTGCTAATGGTTTTGCATCTGCTAGGATGGTCCGCGCCAGGCTTTTGCATAGATTTCTGTGGAGTTATGTCAGCAATTTGCCTAGTTGGCATGGTGCTGTTAATTCTAATCAATGCAACTATGACCTGAAGAGTCCCAGCACATGCCAATTATTTGCACTTGATGAAGCTATAAAAACAATGCCGCTTGAACTGTTCTTGCAAGTTGTAGGTTCTCCAAAGGAGATTGAAAATATGGTCGAGCGTTGTAAACTTGGCTTAAGGCTCTCTGATGTATCTATTTCTGAGTACAAGAGCTTGTTTGACTCTAGAGCGACATGTCGACTctcaaatataattaatattctgGTTCGAATGAAG TTGATACGAGTAGTGAAAGAAGGAACTGCTGAAGATGACAATGGGCTATCACATGCTGTTCTTACATATGCCATGGAACTGAAACCATATATTGAAGAACCAATGACACGAACAATAACGCCTTCACATTTCAAGGTTGACCTTCGTCCTAGAATCCGACATGATTTTCTTCTTTTAAAGCCAGAGGCCGTTGATGTATATTGGGAAACATTGGAGTATTGCTATGCAGCAGCTGATCAAGTAGCGGCTTCATGTGCATTTCCTGGTTCTTCTGTTTGCGAT GTTTTTCACACTCGTTCATGGACTTCAGTTCGAGTGATGAACACTGAACAAAGAATAGAGCTTTTGAAGCGTGTGAACAATGCTGACCCAAGGAAAAAAATATCGTTTAAAGATTGTATAAGGATTGCTAGGGAGTTAGACCTTACAGTCGAACAG GTACTTCGTGTTTCATACGACAAGCGGCAATACCGTCTTTACAGGTATTCTAGCAGCTCAAAGTCCAGTGAGCAGGACAACCGTATTGATGGAGATAATTGTAGACCATTTAATAGCAAGAGGAAGAGATCTTCTAAAGATGGGTCTCCAAAATATGATCTTGAACAGAATGAATCCTTAAGAACTGGTAAACCAAAGATATGCCACTCAATTGGTGTTGATGATCAAAGCACGGAAACAAACTTACTTCCTACAGGAGATCATGATAACATTAAGCATGCTAGCAATTCTGATATGCATGTGGAAGATGGTAGAAATAGTGCTTTTATCAATTGTGCATTTCCAAGGCAAAAACCCATGCGTGCTAAACGGTTCTTCTGGACTGATACATTGGACAG ACGGCTAGTGATGCAGTATGCAAGACATCGTGCAATGCTTGGGGCAAGATTTTATCGAGTTGATTGGACCTCACTTTCTGATCTTCCAGCACTTCCTTCAACTTGTGCTAGAAGAATGGCTGTCTTGAATGCTAATATTCATATCAGAAGATCAATAATGAGATTGTGTAATCTCCTTGGGGAACGGTATGCTACATACCTGGAAAAAATACGCATAATGAAGGAACCTGTTACTACTCAAAATTTGTCTCTTACCCATGATGAAAGTATTTCTGAGTTGAATTGCCAGCAATATTTCTGGGACAACTTTGAAGATCCAGATGTAAGGATTGCTGTTGATGAAGTTCTTCGGTGCAAACGATCAGCAACATTTCAGTATGCTAAGAGACTAGGAACCAGACAAGGAAAAGAGTGGCCAGATATTCCTCCGATTGATGGCAAAACTTCAGATATCCAGGAATTT TCTCAGCCTGCattgaaggaccaaaatatcATTTCAGAATGTGGCGGAAATGAATCTCAGAAGCGAATTTTGAGACACAAAAAAGTGAATGTTCTTTCCACGAGGCCAAGCAGGCTGAGGTCCCATCATTCTCGCAGGAATCTTGTGAAAATTTGGAATAGTCGATACATTTTCATGAAAAGGAAGGTGTATGAATCATTAGCAGTTGCCAACGCTGTCGAGCTCCTTAAGCTTGTCTTTCTTAGTACAACTGCAACAACTGAAGTGCAAAGCTCTTTAGTAGCAACTCTACAGCTTTATTCAGAGCATGACATATTTGCAGCATTTAATTATCTCAAAGAAAAGAACTTCATG GTAGTTGGGCATGGTAGCCGACCATTTGTCCTTTCAAAAATGTTCTGGCATCATTTATCTTCTTCTCCCTTTCCAATTGATTCAGGGAAGAGGGCTGTTGAATTTTCTAGTTGGCTTAGCAAGCAAGAAAAAGATTTAATAGATAATAGAGTAAGTCTGACTCAAGATTTACAATGTGGGGAAATTTGCCACCTATTCGCTCTTGTTTCATCAGGAGAATTCTCTATTTCACCATGCATGCCAAAGGAAGGGATTGGAGAGACTGATGAACCAGTGGAACATGATAAGATTAATAATTCAAATAGTCTAAAACGAAAATGTGCTGAAACTAAGTTAGGGAATTTGAAAAAGATTAAGAAGCCCAAGTTTGAAATGGTAATCGACAATGATTATTGTTCTCGTCGAGAAAAAGGATTCCCAGGCATTAGAGTTGTTTTAAAACGTAAAATTATTTCAGCTGACACATTTTCAAACCTCATGAAGGAAAACCTCAAGTGTTCTTCTTCATATGACAAGAACAGTCAAGGACTCTCATCTGAAGAAATTGGTGCAGGCTTGCGTGGCAATCTAATGTGTCAGAATTATGGAAGTGTAACAGCAGTTGTTGATGAAGTGCCTTGGGATGCCATAGCCAACTATGCTGAATGTTTGTCTGCGGTACAGCTTGATGGGAACAAAGCAACTACCTTTTCACCTGAGTTTTTTAAATCTGTTCATTCTGCTGTTTGTCAAGCTGGTGAACAAGGATTGAACATGAAAGAATTATCTGAAGCCATGGACATTCAAG ggGAGCAATTCACAGAAGTTGTCGTGGACACTATGGAATTATTTCAATTAATAATCAAG GTCAATTCATTTGACAACGAACGAATCCTTGATTCTTCATACAAATCTAAGTATCTTTTACGATCACCTGAAGTTCAAACTCCAGATCACAATATGTCATCTTACATGAAATCTCGAGTGACAAGTTATGGTGCATCTCGGCAAAATTTTGAGAAAAAAGTTGATATTACTTATGATTCTCAGAAGTCTAATGTGGATGTCTGTGATGGGCATAAAATGACTATTATTGATTTACCTAGTGAATCCGTCATACTGGATGTGGAAGGTCAAGACAATATATCAATTGCCACTCTTCCTAAAGAAAGCATGGTGGTCAGAGATTCTGATCATGGGAAGGAGGTTAATTATACTGCTGGTAGTGAAACACATCCATCTCGTCCTATCTTACCATGGATAAACGTTGATGGAAGTACAAACACCATAGTGTACAAGGGTCTTACACGTCGACTTCTTGGAACTGTCATGCAATATCCTGGCATCTTAGAG GAGGATATCATTCGGCGAATGGATGTATTGAACCCTCAG AGCTGCAGAAGGCTATTGGaattgatgattcttgataatcacCTGACTGTGAGGATGTTGCATCAAACACCTTCCTCTGCTCCTCCTACCATATTGAAAAGCCTTTTTAATTCCAGTTCGAGTAACATGGAGCCAGTGTTCAGAAAACATTTCTTTGCTAACCCACGGAGCACAACCCTACTTTAA